The Spirosoma sp. SC4-14 DNA window AATTGGGCAGCTTTGCTACACTGCCCACTATCGACGAAATCAGTGAGTTCAAAGCCTCAGGCGTGTTAGATGAGTTGATTGAGGAAGCACAATTTGGGTGTCAGTATTTACCTGATTTGCTTCATTTCAGAGCCAAACAACTCCTGGCCGAGAACAAAGTAAAAGAGGCCTGGTTGACACTATTGCAAACGCAGTAGCCAATGCACTATCTGATTATTGGTCAATAGTCATTTGTAGGAGTTGCTGCTTTTTCTAATGAACTACCATTCACTAAACATACTGCCCCAATGAAAGCTAACCACCTACTTCCTGCACTTTTCATGGTATCGCTACTGCTGGGCTGTTTCTCGGGTTCCGATAGTCTCGAAAAAGCGGAGAAAATTAACAACGACCGGATCGACCGGCAGGCCGTTGCCATGAGCGATGATGCCAAAAAAGAAGCAAAAGAAGTGGCAAAAAAAATGGTCGAGCTGAGTAATAGTGGCCATACTGAGTATGAGCTAAGTAAGGTTGCGCTCACAAAAGCCACCAACCCAGAAGTGAGAGCCTACGCGCAACGGGTCATGAACGATCATCAGGCCGACGACCGTACGCTTCAATCGCTGGCCAAACAGATGAACCTTACGCTCCCTACCGAGCTAAGCCCCAGGAGCAACGATCAGTTATCGAAACTAAGCGATATGTCGAAAGGCACGGCATTCGATTTGCAATACCTCACGTTTATGGTCGACCTAAACGATGATGCGCTCGATGATGCCGATGACCTGAAAGACGATGCTCCCAACGACGCGGTAAAATCATACGCCAAAAAACTCCTCAGCGACGATAAGAAACATAAAGAGCAATCGCGGGAGTTGAAGAATGTGCTGGATTAAGTATTGGCCATTGGTAAATTGGTCATTAAGCATTGGAAACAATCCCTAATGACCAATTTACCAATGACAAACTTAGTACCCTCGGGCCGTATTATCGGCCCGAGGGTCCGAAGCTCCTTCATAAGAACCGTCGGGCCGAATCAGCACGCAGTCCATACGTCCCAGTGTGTTGGTTAGCTGTTCGAGGATGTAGCCCCGACTTTGTAGTTTCTCGATGGTAGCTTCCGTAAAAGCGCCATTCTCGAAGATCGTTTTATCGGGAAGCCACTGATGGTGAAACTTCAGCGCATTAACTGCTTCCTGCATACTCATTCCGTGCTCAATCACGTTGAGAATGGTTTGATAAACCGATGTAATGATGGTTGAGCCGCCTGGTGTTCCAACTACCATAAACAGTCGGCCATCCTTTTCCAGAATTGTCGGCGTCATGGATGATAGCATCCGTTTGTGGGGAGCAATAGCGTTTGCCTGATTGCCGATCAGACCAAACATATTCGGAACACCCGGTTTGATGCTGAAATCGTCCATTTCATTATTCATGAAAAAGCCTGCCCCGCCAATAACCACACGGCTTCCGTAGCCCCCGTTGAGCGTTGTAGTAATACTAACGGCATTGCCTTCTTTATCGACAATTGAAAAGTGGGTTGTTTCCAGACTCTCGTATCCCGGAATTACACCGCCTTTTACGTTTTTGCTATCAGTAGCTTTGGCAAACGAAAAGTCGGTCCAGCGCGTGCGAAGATAAGCAGGGCTAATCAGCGTATCGACCGGCACTTTCACAAAATCAGGATCGCCCAGAAATTTGGCCCGGTCGGCATATACACGCCGTTCGGCCTCGATCATGACCTGCACAGTAGAATCGCGATTCCAACCCCATTTGTGCAACGGATAGGGTTCCGTAAAGCGCATAAGCTGGATCAAAGCAACGCCACCACTGGAGGTTGGCGGCATCGTGATCACATTATATTCCTTATATTTTGCCTCCAAGGGTTTGCGCCAGACAGAGTGATAGTTTTTAAGATCTTCTTCCGTAATCAGTCCATTCCCCCGTTTCATTTCTTCGGCCAGCAGCCGAGCCGTTTCACCTTCGTAGAAACCCGCGCGCCCCTGTGCCTGAATCCGTTGCAGGGTTTTAGCCAGATCGGACTGCACAAACAAATCACCTTTATGCCAGCTAACCGTATCGGTCGGCGACGCACTTTTCAGAAAATAGACTTTACCAGGATTGATTTTAAGCAAATCGGCTTTAATACGGTTCAAGCCCAACGCATCGCGGTCGGTGAGCGGAAAGCCTTTGGCAGCCAGATCGATGGCGGGTTGCAACACCTGCGCCCACGATAGTTTACCAAAGCGTTTATGCGCTTCGGCCATTCCATCTACCGAGCCCGGTACTCCACTGGCCAAATGTCCCGATATGCTTAATCCCGGGCGCACATTCCCCGCCGAATCGAGGTACATGTTCTGGCTAGCCTGACCGGAGGCTTTTTCCCGATAATCGAGCGTGTAGGCCTGACCGGCCTTATCCCGGTATACCATAAATCCACCCCCACCGATATTACCGGCACCCGGATACACTACGGCCAGCGCAAACTGGACCGCCACCGCGGCATCAACTGCATTTCCGCCTGCTTTAAGAATGGCCAGCCCTACATTAGAAGCTTCAGGATGTGCCGAAGCGACCATACCATTTCGACCAACTACGCCTTTGCGGTCGGAGAAAAATGGCTTAACGGTCGGATCTTCGTCGCGATATTGATAAACGCCCTGCCCTTGTTCAACTTTCGATGAACTCGTACTGGTTGTTGATGGAGCCTGTGTTTTGCAGGCGACAAATGCCACCGCAAAAGCAACTGATAAAGAAAAATA harbors:
- a CDS encoding DUF4142 domain-containing protein, giving the protein MKANHLLPALFMVSLLLGCFSGSDSLEKAEKINNDRIDRQAVAMSDDAKKEAKEVAKKMVELSNSGHTEYELSKVALTKATNPEVRAYAQRVMNDHQADDRTLQSLAKQMNLTLPTELSPRSNDQLSKLSDMSKGTAFDLQYLTFMVDLNDDALDDADDLKDDAPNDAVKSYAKKLLSDDKKHKEQSRELKNVLD
- the ggt gene encoding gamma-glutamyltransferase → MQRRITYFSLSVAFAVAFVACKTQAPSTTSTSSSKVEQGQGVYQYRDEDPTVKPFFSDRKGVVGRNGMVASAHPEASNVGLAILKAGGNAVDAAVAVQFALAVVYPGAGNIGGGGFMVYRDKAGQAYTLDYREKASGQASQNMYLDSAGNVRPGLSISGHLASGVPGSVDGMAEAHKRFGKLSWAQVLQPAIDLAAKGFPLTDRDALGLNRIKADLLKINPGKVYFLKSASPTDTVSWHKGDLFVQSDLAKTLQRIQAQGRAGFYEGETARLLAEEMKRGNGLITEEDLKNYHSVWRKPLEAKYKEYNVITMPPTSSGGVALIQLMRFTEPYPLHKWGWNRDSTVQVMIEAERRVYADRAKFLGDPDFVKVPVDTLISPAYLRTRWTDFSFAKATDSKNVKGGVIPGYESLETTHFSIVDKEGNAVSITTTLNGGYGSRVVIGGAGFFMNNEMDDFSIKPGVPNMFGLIGNQANAIAPHKRMLSSMTPTILEKDGRLFMVVGTPGGSTIITSVYQTILNVIEHGMSMQEAVNALKFHHQWLPDKTIFENGAFTEATIEKLQSRGYILEQLTNTLGRMDCVLIRPDGSYEGASDPRADNTARGY